The following coding sequences lie in one Candidatus Marinarcus aquaticus genomic window:
- a CDS encoding DNA translocase FtsK — protein MNKIISLIIAFIIVYLEFAIFALDKASVGKIGYVFAHTSHSYLGYLAYIYLFIFVYVIYKLNFSKTDGLDLTLRLLTLVTAFVSLIIFQALILKDSTAGIIGNSIVKELSPFIGDAGLWIFMIIGLAIFLTVFLEHKREELSSNLKNLITYKPKEKTSVQNGFMKKKEAPAKEHKKEKVTVKEVGDTAEISIEEDNEADIEFKKTETNSKNTVEFEEAELVDETTLLAKEETPHALIVDELEENKKLLDEIELGEGEKPKDFKLPPTEFFQEAPKESKTKVNEAFIDNKIADLLEKLMMFKIEGDVVRTYTGPIVTTFEFKPAPNVKVSKILNLQDDLAMALKAQTIRIQAPIPGKDVVGIEVPNDDPQVIYIKELLESEIFQNAKSPLTMILGKDIVGKPFITDLKRLPHLLIAGTTGSGKSVGLNSMILSLLYKNSPDNLKLIMIDPKMLEFSMYNDIPHLLTPVITKPTEAINALSNMVSEMERRYTLMSQTKTKNIENYNEKAKKNGYEPFPYIVVIIDELADLMMTSGKEVELSIARLAQMARASGIHLIVATQRPSVDVVTGLIKANLPSRVSYKVGQKVDSKIILDSMGAESLLGRGDMLFTPPGMSGLVRVHAPWSTEIEIEKVVEFLKDQREVEYDMQFVKQKEESALAGEFEGDMGELDELYEEAKQIVIMDQKSSISYLQRKLRIGYNRAATIVEQLEKTGILSEANIKGNREILV, from the coding sequence TTGAATAAAATTATTTCATTGATCATTGCTTTTATCATTGTTTATTTAGAGTTTGCAATTTTTGCGTTGGACAAAGCCAGTGTTGGAAAAATAGGTTATGTGTTTGCTCATACTTCACACAGCTACTTAGGATACTTGGCATATATTTATCTTTTTATTTTTGTTTATGTGATTTACAAACTCAATTTTTCAAAAACGGATGGTTTAGATTTAACGCTTCGTTTGTTAACCCTTGTGACTGCTTTTGTCTCTTTGATTATTTTCCAAGCTTTGATTTTAAAAGACTCAACAGCAGGTATTATTGGAAACAGTATCGTAAAAGAGTTAAGCCCTTTTATTGGAGATGCGGGGTTATGGATTTTTATGATCATTGGTTTGGCCATTTTTTTGACGGTTTTTTTAGAACATAAAAGAGAAGAACTCAGCTCAAATTTGAAAAATCTGATTACTTATAAACCCAAAGAGAAAACAAGCGTGCAAAATGGTTTTATGAAAAAAAAAGAAGCACCAGCCAAAGAACATAAAAAAGAGAAAGTGACCGTTAAAGAAGTCGGAGACACCGCTGAAATATCAATTGAAGAGGATAATGAAGCTGATATTGAATTCAAAAAAACTGAAACAAATAGTAAAAATACGGTTGAGTTTGAAGAGGCTGAACTGGTTGATGAAACAACACTTCTGGCTAAAGAAGAGACACCTCATGCACTCATTGTAGATGAACTTGAAGAGAATAAAAAATTATTGGATGAAATTGAACTGGGTGAAGGGGAAAAACCAAAAGATTTTAAACTGCCTCCCACAGAGTTTTTTCAAGAAGCACCTAAAGAGTCAAAAACAAAAGTAAACGAAGCTTTTATTGATAATAAGATTGCTGATTTACTTGAAAAACTGATGATGTTTAAAATTGAAGGGGATGTGGTACGAACCTATACAGGACCTATTGTAACAACATTTGAGTTTAAACCAGCTCCCAATGTTAAAGTCTCTAAAATTTTAAACTTGCAAGATGACTTGGCCATGGCTTTAAAAGCGCAAACCATACGTATTCAAGCACCCATTCCTGGTAAAGATGTGGTGGGAATTGAAGTTCCTAATGATGACCCACAAGTTATCTATATCAAAGAGCTTTTAGAGAGTGAAATTTTTCAAAATGCAAAATCACCTTTAACGATGATTTTAGGAAAAGATATTGTGGGTAAACCCTTTATTACGGATCTTAAGAGATTACCTCATTTATTGATTGCAGGGACAACTGGAAGTGGAAAGTCTGTGGGGTTAAACTCAATGATTTTATCACTTTTATATAAGAATTCTCCGGATAATTTAAAACTGATTATGATTGATCCTAAGATGTTGGAATTTTCAATGTACAATGATATCCCACATCTTTTAACGCCTGTTATTACAAAACCTACTGAAGCCATAAATGCGTTATCAAACATGGTTTCTGAAATGGAGAGACGATACACGTTGATGTCTCAAACAAAAACAAAAAACATCGAAAACTATAATGAAAAAGCAAAAAAAAATGGGTATGAACCATTCCCTTATATTGTTGTGATTATTGATGAGTTGGCAGACTTGATGATGACCAGTGGTAAAGAGGTTGAGCTTTCTATTGCTAGGCTTGCACAAATGGCACGAGCAAGTGGTATTCACCTAATCGTTGCAACGCAACGACCATCTGTGGATGTTGTAACGGGTCTGATTAAAGCAAACTTACCAAGTCGTGTTTCGTATAAAGTAGGGCAAAAAGTCGATTCTAAAATCATTTTAGACTCTATGGGCGCTGAATCATTGCTTGGTCGTGGAGATATGCTTTTTACCCCTCCTGGTATGTCAGGACTCGTACGTGTACATGCTCCTTGGAGCACAGAAATTGAGATTGAAAAAGTCGTAGAGTTCTTAAAAGACCAACGCGAAGTTGAGTATGATATGCAATTTGTCAAACAAAAAGAAGAATCAGCGCTTGCTGGTGAATTTGAAGGTGATATGGGAGAGTTGGATGAACTCTATGAAGAGGCAAAACAGATTGTGATTATGGATCAAAAAAGCTCTATCAGTTACCTTCAAAGAAAGTTGCGAATTGGATACAACCGAGCTGCCACGATTGTGGAACAGCTTGAGAAAACAGGGATCCTTTCTGAAGCCAATATAAAAGGGAATCGAGAGATTCTGGTTTAA
- the purD gene encoding phosphoribosylamine--glycine ligase — protein MNILILGSGGREYSIGLAISKEETAHNLFFMPGNGATSNLGENINIKDYNELALWAKEKSIDLTIVGPEAPLVDGVVDIFKKHDLTIFGPSAAAARLEGSKAYMKNILKKYNIPTAAFIETTNKDEAFAFIDSMTRTPIVVKADGLCAGKGVIIAQSKEEAKEAAADMLSGASFGDAGNNVVIEEFLDGYELSIFAICDGENYKVLPAAQDHKRIGDGDTGPNTGGMGAYAPTPLVNDDIYKKVEERVIKPTLKGMQQEGAPFEGVLFIGVMVVDGEPIILEYNVRFGDPECEIIMPLLATSVSELFYKGATKDLDSLNIEIKKEFGVGVVMASANYPYSSSEPAQIIVDEIVDEDILNNTHISYAGVSKEGDELFATGGRVLVCVGFGESIKQARDRAYALCGQVHFAGKKCRTDIAYQALK, from the coding sequence GTGAATATATTAATACTTGGTAGTGGTGGTCGAGAATACTCTATTGGATTGGCGATTTCTAAAGAAGAAACAGCGCACAATCTTTTTTTTATGCCTGGAAATGGTGCAACTTCAAACCTTGGTGAAAATATTAATATTAAAGATTATAATGAGTTGGCTCTATGGGCTAAAGAGAAGAGCATTGATTTAACCATTGTTGGACCAGAAGCTCCATTGGTTGATGGAGTCGTTGATATATTCAAAAAACATGATTTAACTATTTTTGGACCAAGTGCAGCTGCAGCACGACTTGAAGGTTCAAAAGCATATATGAAAAATATTTTAAAAAAATACAATATTCCTACTGCAGCATTTATTGAAACAACAAACAAAGATGAAGCATTTGCATTTATTGATTCAATGACAAGAACACCTATTGTAGTAAAAGCAGATGGGCTTTGTGCAGGAAAAGGTGTAATTATAGCTCAAAGTAAAGAAGAAGCAAAAGAAGCAGCTGCAGATATGTTAAGCGGGGCATCTTTTGGTGATGCTGGAAATAATGTTGTTATTGAAGAGTTTTTAGATGGATATGAACTCTCTATCTTTGCTATTTGCGATGGAGAGAATTATAAAGTTTTACCTGCAGCACAAGACCATAAGCGAATTGGTGATGGTGATACCGGACCAAACACAGGTGGAATGGGTGCCTATGCTCCAACACCATTAGTCAATGATGATATTTATAAAAAAGTAGAAGAGAGAGTGATTAAACCAACGCTCAAAGGGATGCAACAAGAGGGAGCTCCTTTTGAAGGGGTTCTTTTTATTGGGGTCATGGTGGTTGATGGTGAGCCAATCATTTTAGAGTACAACGTACGATTTGGTGATCCTGAGTGTGAAATCATTATGCCACTTTTAGCAACATCTGTGTCTGAACTTTTCTACAAAGGTGCAACCAAAGATTTGGATTCATTGAATATCGAAATTAAAAAAGAGTTTGGTGTGGGTGTTGTAATGGCGAGTGCTAATTACCCATACTCAAGCAGTGAACCCGCACAAATCATAGTTGATGAGATTGTAGATGAAGATATTTTAAACAATACTCATATCTCTTATGCAGGTGTAAGTAAAGAAGGAGACGAACTCTTTGCTACTGGTGGAAGAGTGTTAGTGTGTGTGGGATTTGGTGAAAGTATCAAACAAGCACGAGACAGAGCTTATGCATTGTGTGGACAAGTGCACTTTGCAGGTAAAAAATGTCGAACTGATATTGCATATCAAGCGTTAAAGTAA
- a CDS encoding LPS-assembly protein LptD, whose translation MLKKLCLVVLIACNIFAQEVEEEKYQINAKFLDTKNDIVTAVGDVVIFSKTHFMTANKVIYDRKNKTFELFDDVVILKDNMLQAQSNYAFVNMQTDEMIQNPTLLLDKKSNLWINTNTSEKKDVKIKLEDSVLSSCDCEDPFWSMKFSSGDYNTEDKWVNMFNTRLYLKSVPLFYIPYFGFSADTTRRSGLLIPSLGYSGDEGVFYSQPIYYAPRPDFDLEVVPQIRTNRGEGIHAYLRWADSPYSMLRFSSGIFSEHSDYYEQEDLENKKHFGWSLDYERSKLFSDDKSQDGLYINAKWLNDVEFDNIAGERFAENYNKRIESKLNYFYKTSEYYGGIYARHYNETNLESNDAIMQQLPQVQLHQFTDSFLFDNLIYSSDFRYTNYTRQEGIRAQQYDINIPISYSFNMFDDYIRVTFKEELEFTNLQYDNSIAHLEDGSYLRNRHILEVGTDLIKPYENYLHTLNFTTQFSVPNSIKEKGDLYTINSNYNELAPFPVTEDDKTLTFTLNHSLYDRENLRQIINHKLKQAIIYDDFNSSTLGDLENEVTFNYILGSIYNRLIYSNQDNELIESSSGFNFTYDWFRFNATHYMSKNTPHSGKEDLESYTLAATTRFARDYELTYRLDYNIQDDVKSREGIIFTINDQCWQLNISFEDELVATSTTDGDDSRRQQVVYFNLLLKPIGGIRQSFKPSGN comes from the coding sequence ATGCTTAAAAAATTATGTTTAGTTGTATTAATTGCATGCAATATATTTGCACAGGAAGTAGAAGAAGAGAAGTATCAAATCAATGCAAAGTTTTTAGATACTAAAAATGATATTGTTACAGCAGTTGGAGATGTGGTTATTTTTTCAAAAACCCATTTTATGACAGCCAATAAAGTGATTTATGACAGAAAAAACAAAACGTTTGAACTTTTTGATGATGTGGTCATTTTAAAAGATAATATGTTGCAAGCTCAAAGTAATTATGCTTTTGTGAATATGCAAACCGATGAAATGATACAAAATCCGACACTTTTACTTGATAAAAAATCAAACCTTTGGATTAATACCAATACTTCTGAAAAAAAAGATGTAAAAATCAAACTGGAAGACTCAGTATTGTCAAGTTGTGACTGTGAAGATCCGTTTTGGAGTATGAAATTCTCAAGTGGAGATTATAATACGGAGGATAAATGGGTTAATATGTTTAACACACGTCTTTATTTAAAATCGGTGCCACTTTTTTATATTCCATACTTTGGATTTTCTGCAGATACCACAAGACGTTCTGGATTATTGATCCCTTCACTTGGATATTCTGGAGATGAAGGGGTATTCTATTCTCAACCAATTTATTATGCTCCTCGACCTGATTTTGACTTAGAAGTGGTGCCACAAATTAGAACCAATCGAGGAGAAGGAATTCATGCATATTTAAGATGGGCCGACTCTCCTTATTCAATGTTGCGATTTTCAAGTGGTATTTTTTCTGAACACAGTGACTATTATGAGCAAGAGGATTTAGAGAATAAAAAACATTTTGGTTGGAGTTTGGATTATGAAAGAAGTAAACTTTTTTCAGATGATAAGAGCCAAGATGGTTTATACATCAATGCAAAGTGGCTGAATGATGTCGAGTTTGATAATATTGCTGGTGAACGATTTGCTGAAAATTATAATAAACGAATTGAATCGAAGCTTAATTATTTTTATAAAACTTCAGAGTATTATGGTGGAATCTATGCACGACACTATAATGAAACAAATTTAGAGAGTAATGATGCTATCATGCAACAATTGCCACAAGTACAACTGCATCAATTTACAGACTCTTTTCTTTTTGATAATCTTATATATTCAAGTGATTTCAGATACACAAACTACACAAGACAAGAAGGCATACGAGCACAACAATATGATATAAATATTCCTATTTCTTACTCTTTTAATATGTTTGATGACTATATCCGTGTGACGTTCAAAGAGGAGCTTGAGTTTACAAATTTGCAATATGATAACTCGATTGCACATTTAGAAGATGGAAGTTATTTACGAAACAGACACATTTTAGAAGTGGGTACGGATTTAATCAAGCCGTATGAAAACTATCTGCATACTTTAAACTTTACCACGCAATTTTCGGTGCCAAATAGCATTAAAGAGAAAGGTGATTTATATACAATTAATAGCAATTATAATGAATTAGCACCTTTCCCTGTTACAGAAGATGATAAAACACTTACTTTTACTCTTAATCACTCTTTATATGACCGAGAGAATTTACGCCAAATCATTAATCATAAATTAAAACAAGCCATTATTTATGATGATTTTAATAGTTCAACTTTAGGTGATTTAGAAAATGAAGTCACCTTTAATTATATTTTAGGCTCTATTTATAATCGTTTGATATACAGTAATCAAGACAATGAATTGATTGAATCTTCGTCAGGTTTTAATTTTACGTATGATTGGTTCCGATTTAATGCTACGCATTATATGTCAAAAAACACCCCTCACTCAGGTAAAGAGGATTTAGAGTCCTATACACTTGCAGCAACAACAAGATTTGCCAGAGATTATGAGTTAACGTATCGATTGGATTATAATATTCAAGATGATGTTAAAAGTCGTGAGGGAATTATTTTTACTATTAATGATCAATGTTGGCAACTTAATATCAGTTTTGAAGATGAATTGGTGGCCACATCAACCACAGATGGGGATGACTCACGTCGGCAACAAGTGGTCTATTTTAACTTATTGTTAAAACCAATTGGTGGTATTCGACAATCATTTAAACCAAGCGGAAACTGA
- a CDS encoding SulP family inorganic anion transporter, with protein MNNIKNNVLGGITAAVVALPLALAFGVASGAGATAGLYGAIILGFFASLFGGTKTQISGPTGPMTVVIASAVVAFSGDINAVMTVVLIAGILQIAFGVLGIGKWVRYIPYPVISGFMSGIGCIIILLQINPFVGVESSGPILQTIIDIPKTFQNASLPSLIIATLTLVIMFFTPKKISSIIPSALIALVVMTYVSVFFSFSIPTIGEIPTTLPEFILPTTFEFIKLKEVVTFAVTLALLGTIDTLLTSVVADSMTKTKHNSNKELIGQGIGNALCSFVGAIPGAGATMRTVINIKSGSDSNLSGMVHAVTLLVIVLFLAPLASQIPLAVLAGILIKVGFDILDYRFFKIMTKVPRKDLVIMSVVLLLTVFVDLIMAVGVGITIASILSIYHISKHTKFQTKKSKDIIALDLKQSTTKVLKIHGSLFFATSEMLEKRMNKLKNVENIIIDAYSVGFLDLSAMLTLEEIVQHLVQEHKEVYLLLNEANRRKVLKIDTKGVFSSIHMYKTLQQAMNDIEKRAMVNG; from the coding sequence TTGAATAATATTAAAAATAATGTTCTGGGTGGAATTACAGCAGCGGTTGTGGCTTTACCATTGGCCTTGGCTTTTGGTGTTGCAAGTGGTGCTGGAGCAACGGCCGGTTTGTATGGTGCGATTATTTTAGGTTTTTTTGCTTCTTTATTTGGGGGAACCAAAACACAAATCTCTGGTCCTACGGGACCCATGACCGTAGTTATTGCTTCAGCAGTGGTGGCTTTTTCAGGTGACATTAATGCCGTCATGACCGTTGTACTTATTGCTGGAATCTTACAAATAGCCTTTGGTGTTTTAGGTATTGGTAAATGGGTTCGTTATATTCCTTATCCTGTAATCTCAGGCTTTATGAGTGGAATAGGGTGTATTATTATCTTACTTCAAATCAACCCTTTTGTCGGTGTAGAGTCTTCGGGTCCAATTTTACAAACGATTATTGACATACCTAAAACATTTCAAAATGCCAGTCTTCCTTCACTTATAATTGCAACTTTAACACTCGTGATTATGTTTTTTACACCTAAGAAAATATCTTCAATTATACCTTCAGCTTTGATTGCCTTAGTAGTGATGACATATGTGAGTGTGTTTTTCTCTTTTTCAATTCCAACTATTGGGGAAATTCCTACCACACTTCCAGAGTTTATCTTGCCTACAACTTTTGAGTTTATTAAACTCAAAGAGGTGGTTACGTTTGCAGTTACTTTGGCTCTATTAGGAACGATTGATACACTTTTAACTTCAGTGGTTGCTGATTCCATGACCAAAACAAAACATAACTCCAATAAAGAGTTAATAGGACAAGGTATTGGTAATGCTTTGTGTTCATTTGTGGGAGCTATTCCTGGAGCGGGAGCAACCATGCGAACGGTTATTAACATTAAAAGCGGCAGTGATTCGAACCTTTCAGGAATGGTTCATGCGGTTACGTTGTTAGTCATTGTGCTTTTTCTTGCCCCTCTGGCTTCACAAATTCCATTGGCTGTGTTAGCGGGTATTTTAATCAAAGTAGGATTTGATATTTTAGATTATCGTTTCTTTAAAATCATGACCAAAGTACCAAGAAAAGATTTGGTCATTATGAGTGTGGTGCTTTTATTAACGGTGTTTGTTGATTTGATTATGGCCGTAGGTGTAGGTATTACGATTGCATCCATTCTCTCTATTTATCATATTTCTAAACACACAAAGTTTCAAACGAAAAAATCCAAAGATATTATTGCTTTGGATTTAAAACAGTCAACTACAAAAGTGTTGAAAATTCATGGGTCACTCTTTTTTGCAACGTCTGAAATGTTAGAGAAGCGTATGAATAAATTGAAAAATGTTGAGAATATTATTATTGATGCCTACAGTGTTGGTTTTCTTGACCTCTCTGCAATGTTAACGCTGGAAGAGATCGTGCAACATCTTGTGCAAGAACATAAGGAGGTCTATTTGCTTTTAAATGAGGCCAATCGAAGAAAAGTACTTAAAATTGATACAAAAGGGGTTTTCTCCTCAATTCATATGTATAAAACACTGCAACAAGCAATGAATGATATTGAAAAAAGGGCAATGGTTAATGGCTAA
- a CDS encoding phosphoribosyltransferase: MKLNKKYFKNRHDAMQQLIDVLPADTMKYEEWIIIATSAGAVPIAYELAKNLKASFDFMFSHKIEAPNNEECEVAIVTESEEVVIHEELVKTFDISLDFVFSKAKQVYENEILKYIYKYRDGERLSDLHNKNVLLVDEGLNTSLTMMACIKTAINLKAKSVSVAVPILPTVSAPIIESIADDLYYVRKLDHFVSIDFYYEELEEITFEKVQEITKG; this comes from the coding sequence ATGAAACTGAATAAAAAGTATTTTAAAAACCGACATGATGCGATGCAGCAACTTATTGATGTGTTGCCTGCTGATACCATGAAATATGAAGAGTGGATCATCATTGCAACGTCTGCAGGAGCTGTTCCCATTGCATACGAGTTAGCAAAAAACTTAAAAGCTTCATTTGATTTTATGTTTTCCCATAAAATTGAAGCACCCAACAATGAAGAGTGTGAAGTGGCTATTGTAACAGAAAGTGAGGAGGTCGTTATTCATGAAGAGTTAGTTAAAACATTTGATATCAGTTTGGATTTTGTTTTCTCAAAAGCAAAACAAGTCTATGAGAATGAGATTTTAAAATATATATATAAATACAGAGATGGTGAACGATTGTCAGATCTTCATAATAAAAATGTATTATTGGTAGATGAGGGGTTAAACACCAGTCTTACAATGATGGCGTGTATTAAAACAGCCATTAACTTAAAGGCAAAGTCGGTTTCAGTAGCCGTTCCTATTCTTCCAACAGTGAGTGCTCCAATCATTGAATCAATCGCAGATGATTTGTACTATGTGCGAAAATTGGATCATTTTGTCAGCATAGATTTTTATTATGAAGAGTTAGAAGAGATCACCTTTGAAAAAGTACAAGAGATAACTAAAGGATAA
- the der gene encoding ribosome biogenesis GTPase Der, whose amino-acid sequence MKKIALIGQPNVGKSSLFNRIAKKRIAIVSEQSGTTRDIRKHNVEIFDKEALMLDTGGIDETDDAIFSNVKRKSVETAKEADIILFMVDGKRIPDDKDKELYYELQALGKELALVVNKIDNDKEMERLWSFYEFGIGEENLFGISVSHNRGTTKLFDWIYDRLPETVEPIQVKKEKEGEEDDEFEYDEELIEEVIEEESNEIKVAIIGKVNVGKSSILNALTGQERSVVSPIAGTTIDPVDESFEYEGKNITFVDTAGLRRRGSIEGIEKYALMRTEDMLQKANIALLVLDASKPFADLDEKISGLVDKHGLATIIVLNKWDENMDTFKKLEEEVRRRFRFLFFAPIIAVSAKTGRSIDRLKDKIIAIHENYSRRISTSVLNKTIETAVMRHALPSPNGAYLRIYYATQFGVKPPRIALIMNKPKLLHFSYKRYLMNFLRENIDFEGTPIHLVTRGKGEREEEEEVVTQY is encoded by the coding sequence ATGAAAAAAATAGCGTTAATTGGGCAACCAAATGTTGGTAAAAGTTCTTTGTTTAATCGAATTGCAAAAAAGAGAATTGCAATCGTCAGTGAACAATCAGGGACAACAAGAGATATTCGAAAACACAATGTAGAGATTTTCGATAAAGAAGCTTTAATGCTTGACACAGGTGGTATTGATGAGACTGATGATGCCATTTTTTCAAATGTGAAACGAAAGTCTGTTGAGACAGCCAAAGAAGCAGATATCATACTGTTTATGGTAGATGGGAAACGAATACCAGATGATAAAGATAAAGAGTTGTATTATGAGCTTCAAGCATTGGGCAAAGAGTTGGCTTTGGTTGTCAATAAAATTGATAATGATAAAGAGATGGAGAGACTGTGGTCTTTTTATGAATTTGGTATTGGTGAAGAGAATCTCTTTGGAATTTCAGTCTCTCATAATCGGGGAACAACAAAACTTTTTGATTGGATTTATGACAGACTGCCAGAGACAGTTGAACCTATTCAAGTTAAAAAAGAGAAAGAGGGTGAAGAGGACGATGAGTTTGAGTATGATGAAGAGCTTATCGAAGAAGTTATTGAAGAAGAGAGTAATGAGATTAAAGTTGCCATTATTGGAAAAGTTAATGTGGGGAAAAGCTCTATTTTAAATGCTTTAACGGGACAGGAACGTTCAGTAGTCTCTCCTATTGCAGGTACAACCATTGACCCTGTTGATGAGTCTTTTGAGTATGAAGGTAAAAATATCACTTTTGTGGACACTGCTGGTTTACGACGACGTGGAAGTATTGAAGGGATTGAGAAGTATGCTTTAATGCGTACAGAAGATATGCTTCAAAAAGCAAATATTGCACTGCTTGTTTTAGATGCCAGTAAACCTTTTGCAGATTTGGATGAAAAAATTTCAGGATTGGTCGATAAACATGGTTTGGCAACCATCATTGTTTTAAATAAATGGGATGAGAACATGGATACCTTTAAAAAGCTTGAAGAAGAGGTACGACGACGTTTTCGCTTCTTGTTTTTTGCTCCTATAATTGCAGTATCAGCAAAAACAGGACGAAGTATTGACCGGCTTAAAGATAAAATCATTGCTATTCATGAGAACTATTCACGACGTATTTCTACGTCAGTGTTGAATAAAACAATTGAAACAGCAGTGATGAGACATGCATTGCCAAGTCCAAATGGGGCTTATTTACGTATTTATTATGCAACACAATTTGGTGTGAAACCTCCAAGAATTGCATTGATTATGAATAAACCAAAACTTCTGCATTTCAGTTATAAACGATATTTGATGAACTTTTTAAGAGAGAATATCGATTTTGAAGGAACACCAATTCACTTAGTCACAAGAGGAAAAGGTGAAAGAGAAGAAGAGGAAGAGGTTGTAACACAATATTGA
- a CDS encoding uroporphyrinogen-III synthase: protein MAKIYALNDQIYDGVENIPLLGINYLPKKIDFSSYDALIFTSKNAAYSVDSFNQEWKRVPAYVIAPKTAKEVQKLGGNVVFTGHSGHGQEFANELLKVLTTQRVLFLKAKKVLSDLPNILKENGIDIESITVYETSCNRLLKKYDIEKDSVIIFSSPSTIECFFTYFTWDESYKAVVIGGTTAKYLPKIVSYTIAEATSMEECIKKAKELLI, encoded by the coding sequence ATGGCTAAAATTTATGCACTCAATGATCAAATCTATGATGGTGTTGAAAACATACCTCTTTTAGGTATAAATTATCTGCCCAAAAAGATTGATTTTTCAAGTTATGATGCTTTGATTTTTACATCAAAAAACGCGGCATACTCGGTGGACTCTTTTAACCAAGAGTGGAAAAGAGTACCTGCATATGTGATTGCTCCTAAAACAGCCAAAGAGGTTCAAAAACTGGGCGGAAACGTTGTTTTCACTGGTCACAGTGGGCATGGACAAGAGTTTGCAAATGAATTGTTGAAAGTCTTAACAACGCAAAGAGTTCTGTTTTTAAAAGCTAAAAAAGTGCTCTCTGATTTACCCAATATCTTAAAAGAAAATGGTATAGATATTGAGTCCATAACCGTTTATGAAACGTCGTGCAATAGACTTCTAAAAAAGTATGATATTGAAAAAGATTCCGTTATTATCTTCTCTTCCCCTTCTACAATTGAGTGTTTCTTTACGTATTTTACTTGGGATGAAAGCTATAAAGCTGTGGTCATTGGAGGAACAACAGCCAAGTATCTTCCAAAAATCGTTTCCTACACCATTGCTGAAGCTACTTCAATGGAAGAGTGTATTAAAAAAGCCAAAGAGTTATTAATCTGA
- the hpf gene encoding ribosome hibernation-promoting factor, HPF/YfiA family yields MNTSIVGRHIELTDAIKDYVNSSVDIFKKYNLDIISVNSIISKEERNSKPVFVFEFTLNVAHLDTIVVKQKDKDLYSAVDIAVDRVSKVLRRHHDKITGHKATKLTEVEAVEVEDAIANELDKFENEIVPVRLVSYKPMDIEEALNDLKGSDAVFKVFYDKDDNMRVLYRTSTEGKFGLY; encoded by the coding sequence ATGAATACAAGTATTGTAGGAAGACACATAGAACTAACAGATGCTATCAAAGATTATGTAAATAGCTCAGTAGATATTTTTAAAAAATATAATTTAGATATTATTTCAGTAAATTCAATCATCAGTAAAGAAGAGAGAAATAGTAAACCTGTATTTGTTTTTGAGTTCACGTTAAATGTAGCACATTTAGATACAATTGTTGTAAAACAAAAAGATAAAGATTTGTATTCTGCGGTTGATATTGCAGTAGACAGAGTATCTAAAGTTCTAAGAAGACATCATGATAAAATCACTGGACACAAAGCAACAAAATTGACTGAAGTTGAAGCGGTAGAAGTGGAAGATGCAATCGCAAATGAGTTGGATAAATTTGAAAACGAAATCGTGCCTGTACGATTGGTTTCTTATAAACCAATGGATATTGAAGAGGCATTAAATGACCTTAAAGGAAGTGATGCTGTATTTAAAGTATTCTATGATAAAGATGATAACATGCGAGTACTTTACAGAACAAGTACTGAAGGTAAATTTGGTCTTTACTAA
- a CDS encoding RDD family protein: MQYNKEEIETKNLELASFISRAIAFIIDDLLITLVVVVLFWEQVNATNGELLNLLMIMNDNLGQILLMKFVYQGFFIWYYGATIGKIVVKIRVVDYDNFGRVSFGAAFIRSFFRLISEMFFYVGFMLAFFTQGRQTLQDKIGKTLVINA, from the coding sequence ATGCAATACAATAAAGAAGAGATAGAAACCAAGAATTTAGAGTTGGCCTCTTTTATTTCAAGAGCCATTGCATTTATCATTGACGATTTGTTGATCACTTTGGTTGTGGTTGTTCTTTTTTGGGAACAAGTAAATGCAACCAATGGAGAACTTCTTAATTTATTGATGATTATGAATGATAATTTGGGACAAATTCTTTTAATGAAATTTGTTTATCAAGGCTTCTTTATTTGGTATTATGGTGCAACTATTGGAAAAATTGTTGTTAAAATCAGAGTGGTTGATTATGATAATTTTGGCCGTGTAAGTTTTGGGGCAGCTTTTATTCGATCTTTCTTTAGACTTATCAGCGAAATGTTCTTTTACGTCGGATTTATGTTGGCTTTTTTTACGCAAGGAAGACAAACCCTACAAGATAAAATTGGTAAAACGTTGGTGATAAATGCTTAA